In Pedobacter heparinus DSM 2366, the following are encoded in one genomic region:
- a CDS encoding two-component regulator propeller domain-containing protein gives MKGLFKFYFSVVLICFSKFSSAITGGDPVEFYFQQYDNRNGLSNSAVNIVFQDKDQLLWVGTWDGLNMYDGTDFRVFNYNSENQGRSIGNNVIQDIKEDRAGNIWISTIGGITRFEKPSGKFYRYFYNQATKRSIAEKEYELAVTEEGIVFCYSKTYGLSRFDFQSNQFKQIPFPGLKVKALKMESGRGGLMWFLKNDGTLLACKVTAAGLSPYRIIKLPSQVNNFFTANQRMLFTDTDNNLWTVDNGFQPKKIKNIAAVKSVIYYHSHYIVAFDGQGIGVYNDDFESSSFMQEEVKQLANTRVTTLEPAKDSVLWVGTDGNGLIKIYPKVNHFGLVNWTNFADLNKPVRAFAATDGNLWVGTKGKGIVILKDFNGSFAVQQLKEGLSTANGLDNNSVYALKRGRAPYIYIGTDGQGLGIYDLRAKKVIRWQELAGTAELPAFGSVYAILEDRDSSLWLGTSGNGLIHLKLTRNTSGMLSVSDFKQYLSGKQNGPANDIIYALSNGDDERLWIACRYGGLSVLDKRTGRFKTFKAFSYPNSLSNNDVLSLYKDSRKRLWIGTSYGLNMLSEEESVKDSPVFKKFTMNDGLPNNTIHAIEAANSGNIWVSTNKGLARLNPVDGAIASFRESDGLQSNEFSDGAVWKSASGKLYFGGIYGFNYFIPENITGNKLQPNLLVSGIQLGGKNLDENRLQVLNTVQAEIPEYTVPRKSNFFQLSLKPMSFLNEAKNEFAYKLDGLDKNWNYSGGVGNIVYNNVPPGNYTMRVRWSNGEGVWTDGVGVFKLQVEQYFWLSYPALFTYFIIVVASGYAFHLYRKNKLQMKYQLQMEHLLRQKDEAVHQQRLNFFTNIAHEIQTPLTMIMGSVEHYLRSKKSELLKNKENNYFISIVHQHTARLTYLVQQLLEFRKAEAGYLKRNDDYVDISKMLESLSELFVPASRKNSQQYLRTIQSGIAGFIDKDKFEKILFNLLSNAFKHSGPQETVVFKAGYHQEAELLEVSVSNSGCTLKQEHLEQIFNKFYVSNEQQTEKFSTGIGLAFTKELVTLMDADIKVSLQEGWIDFMVKVQLPTSEGKDAKVITSAPSSLYLSLVQEYEQPELVSAEEENKNSLIDELQAGKPSILLVEDEPELRYLIRNVLKEQYVVYEAGTGVEALAFLYKTLPDLIISDVMMPDMNGLELCRTVKQTPAMAQIPFVILSARGSEDNKAEGYELGADAYIPKPFQINYLLVRIRKLLDDQARMESLIKDQHITNQFMDADIAETDKKFLEGLLKVIENNLNEPELNAATLENALSISKMQLYRRLKSLAGMTPAEFIKRIRLKHAADMLIASQYTVSEIFYRTGFNNKSYFFREFKKIYRCAPNEYRQQQYAENTPSL, from the coding sequence ATGAAGGGCCTTTTTAAATTTTATTTCTCGGTTGTTTTAATTTGTTTTTCGAAATTCTCTTCTGCAATTACGGGCGGTGATCCGGTGGAGTTTTATTTCCAGCAATATGATAACCGCAATGGTTTGTCGAACAGTGCCGTAAATATTGTTTTTCAGGATAAAGACCAATTGTTGTGGGTAGGCACCTGGGACGGGCTAAATATGTATGATGGTACAGACTTCAGGGTTTTTAACTACAATAGCGAAAATCAGGGGAGGAGTATTGGCAACAATGTGATACAGGATATTAAAGAAGACAGAGCTGGTAATATCTGGATCAGTACAATTGGTGGGATTACGCGTTTTGAGAAACCTAGTGGAAAATTTTACAGGTATTTTTATAACCAGGCTACAAAAAGAAGTATTGCTGAAAAGGAATATGAACTGGCGGTAACAGAAGAAGGGATTGTATTTTGTTACAGTAAAACCTATGGTTTAAGCCGTTTTGACTTTCAAAGTAACCAGTTTAAGCAGATTCCCTTTCCGGGGCTGAAGGTGAAAGCGTTAAAGATGGAAAGCGGAAGGGGGGGGCTGATGTGGTTCCTTAAAAATGATGGGACATTACTGGCTTGTAAGGTAACTGCGGCTGGACTAAGTCCGTACCGGATAATCAAATTGCCTTCCCAGGTTAATAACTTTTTTACTGCAAATCAACGCATGCTTTTTACAGATACCGATAATAACCTATGGACGGTTGACAACGGGTTCCAGCCTAAAAAAATAAAGAATATCGCTGCGGTAAAATCGGTCATTTATTACCATTCTCACTATATAGTGGCCTTTGATGGACAGGGGATTGGTGTTTATAATGATGATTTTGAATCCTCTTCATTTATGCAGGAAGAGGTTAAGCAGTTGGCCAATACCAGGGTTACCACCCTTGAGCCGGCAAAGGACAGCGTATTATGGGTAGGGACTGATGGGAACGGGCTGATCAAAATTTATCCTAAAGTGAATCATTTTGGTCTTGTGAACTGGACTAATTTTGCTGACCTGAATAAGCCTGTCCGTGCTTTTGCGGCAACAGATGGCAATTTATGGGTAGGTACCAAGGGGAAGGGAATCGTAATTTTAAAGGATTTTAATGGAAGTTTTGCTGTTCAGCAATTAAAGGAAGGATTGAGTACGGCTAACGGACTTGATAACAATTCCGTGTATGCTTTAAAAAGGGGAAGAGCACCATATATCTATATAGGTACAGACGGGCAGGGCTTGGGAATTTATGACCTGCGGGCAAAAAAGGTCATCAGATGGCAGGAGCTGGCCGGAACAGCAGAATTGCCGGCTTTTGGTTCTGTGTATGCCATTTTAGAAGATAGGGACAGTTCTTTGTGGCTGGGCACCAGTGGAAACGGGCTGATCCATTTAAAACTTACAAGAAATACATCAGGTATGTTAAGTGTAAGTGATTTTAAACAATATCTTTCGGGCAAACAAAACGGTCCGGCCAATGATATCATTTATGCTTTAAGCAATGGTGATGATGAGCGGTTATGGATAGCCTGCCGTTATGGTGGCTTAAGTGTACTGGATAAAAGGACTGGCAGGTTTAAAACCTTTAAGGCCTTTTCCTATCCAAACAGTCTGTCAAACAACGATGTCCTTTCCCTGTATAAAGATAGCCGCAAAAGGTTATGGATAGGCACCAGTTATGGGTTAAACATGCTCAGTGAAGAAGAATCGGTAAAGGACAGCCCCGTGTTTAAGAAGTTTACCATGAACGATGGTTTGCCAAACAATACCATTCATGCTATTGAAGCGGCAAATTCCGGAAATATCTGGGTTAGCACCAATAAAGGTCTGGCCAGGTTAAATCCGGTTGATGGGGCTATTGCCAGTTTCAGGGAAAGTGACGGATTGCAGAGCAACGAATTTAGTGATGGCGCAGTTTGGAAATCGGCCTCAGGGAAGCTTTATTTTGGCGGTATCTATGGCTTCAATTATTTTATCCCTGAAAATATTACGGGGAACAAGCTGCAGCCTAATTTATTGGTCTCAGGAATCCAGCTGGGTGGTAAAAATCTGGATGAAAACCGCCTGCAGGTGTTGAATACTGTTCAGGCCGAAATACCTGAATATACGGTGCCGCGTAAAAGTAATTTCTTTCAGCTGAGTTTAAAGCCCATGAGTTTTTTAAATGAAGCTAAAAATGAATTTGCCTATAAGCTGGATGGGCTGGATAAGAACTGGAACTATTCGGGCGGGGTTGGTAATATTGTGTACAACAATGTGCCACCGGGTAATTATACGATGCGGGTAAGGTGGAGTAATGGTGAGGGGGTTTGGACGGATGGTGTAGGGGTATTCAAACTGCAGGTGGAGCAATATTTCTGGCTGAGTTATCCGGCCCTTTTTACTTATTTTATAATTGTTGTAGCTTCAGGCTATGCTTTTCATCTATATCGAAAAAATAAGCTGCAAATGAAGTATCAGTTGCAGATGGAGCACCTTTTAAGGCAAAAGGATGAAGCTGTACATCAGCAGCGCTTGAATTTCTTTACCAATATTGCACATGAGATCCAGACACCTTTAACAATGATCATGGGCTCGGTAGAACACTATTTACGCAGCAAAAAATCGGAGTTGCTTAAAAATAAGGAAAACAATTATTTTATTTCTATTGTACACCAGCATACGGCAAGGTTAACTTACCTGGTGCAGCAATTGCTGGAATTCAGAAAAGCTGAAGCAGGTTATCTGAAAAGAAACGACGACTATGTGGACATCAGCAAGATGCTGGAAAGTTTATCAGAACTGTTTGTCCCCGCCAGTAGGAAGAACAGTCAGCAATACCTGAGGACCATACAAAGTGGGATTGCAGGATTTATAGATAAGGATAAGTTTGAGAAAATTCTGTTTAACCTGCTGTCCAATGCCTTTAAACATTCGGGCCCTCAGGAAACTGTGGTGTTTAAGGCCGGTTATCATCAGGAAGCTGAGTTGCTGGAAGTTAGTGTGTCTAACTCGGGCTGCACTTTAAAGCAGGAACACCTGGAGCAGATCTTCAACAAGTTTTATGTGAGCAATGAACAGCAAACGGAAAAGTTTAGTACTGGTATTGGCCTGGCTTTTACCAAAGAGCTGGTTACGCTGATGGATGCAGATATTAAAGTAAGTTTGCAGGAAGGCTGGATAGATTTTATGGTAAAGGTGCAGCTCCCTACATCGGAAGGTAAGGATGCCAAAGTCATTACTTCAGCGCCATCCTCTTTATACCTGTCGCTGGTACAGGAATATGAACAACCGGAGCTGGTCTCGGCAGAAGAAGAGAATAAGAACAGTCTGATTGATGAGCTGCAGGCTGGGAAACCCAGTATTTTACTGGTTGAGGATGAACCGGAACTGCGTTATCTGATCCGTAATGTACTGAAAGAACAATATGTGGTTTATGAAGCGGGTACGGGTGTGGAGGCGCTTGCCTTTTTATATAAAACACTTCCGGACCTGATCATCAGCGATGTGATGATGCCTGATATGAACGGACTGGAATTGTGCCGTACGGTTAAGCAAACGCCTGCTATGGCACAGATCCCCTTTGTAATTTTATCGGCGAGGGGTTCTGAAGACAATAAGGCCGAAGGTTATGAGCTTGGTGCCGATGCCTACATTCCAAAACCATTCCAGATCAATTATCTGCTTGTGAGGATCCGGAAGCTCCTGGACGATCAGGCGCGGATGGAAAGCCTGATCAAGGACCAGCACATTACCAATCAGTTTATGGATGCAGATATTGCAGAAACGGATAAGAAATTTCTGGAAGGATTGTTGAAGGTGATTGAAAATAATTTAAACGAACCCGAACTAAATGCCGCTACACTGGAGAATGCACTTTCGATCAGCAAAATGCAGTTGTACAGAAGGCTCAAATCGCTGGCAGGCATGACCCCTGCCGAATTTATCAAAAGGATAAGGCTGAAACATGCGGCAGACATGCTGATCGCATCACAGTATACGGTTTCTGAGATATTTTACCGTACCGGATTTAACAACAAATCTTACTTCTTCAGGGAGTTTAAAAAGATTTACCGTTGTGCCCCAAATGAGTACAGGCAGCAGCAATATGCTGAAAACACCCCTTCTTTGTAA
- a CDS encoding RagB/SusD family nutrient uptake outer membrane protein: MKSIYKILAVLVMVAGVSCKKELDKAPIGLITSNQDETDPKLNIVVSSVTSSYRLLSSTLNIIGQWGWDDGTVLRNDFILQDIASGDMQKKWNPDGDQAWMDQFSKFNFTASNGGFNGQWSYDFEGISRCNRSINYLTDPVVVAKIGIDETLKNRLLGEVYFLRAFYYFDLVNNFGDVPLLLKPLKDFSEAYEVAKRVPKEQVWAQISADLALAKPLLPATKYIDNVEKWRASKGAVIALQAKVALYNKRWTDVLSSITELETLRFYSLNSNYFDSFDMAKEFADNEVIFAYDHQSAKTPPMGNGLCALAGWGFIAPTTNFINAFEANDPRLGYTVNVQSQSVYKVFGALNDGNKGNEDAASNKIYIRWADVLLWKAEALLETASYPAAIGVINSIRARARTSVAANGSLPPAGTLPDRNVASTDKAQIKDWLVKERRVELGFESQRFNDLKRWGMAKDFLKSVGVNFQDRNYVYPIPQGEVDKSGGTIVQNPDY, translated from the coding sequence ATGAAATCGATATATAAAATACTTGCAGTTCTGGTGATGGTTGCCGGAGTAAGCTGCAAAAAGGAATTAGATAAAGCCCCTATAGGCCTGATTACTTCTAACCAGGATGAGACAGATCCTAAACTCAATATTGTGGTGTCATCCGTAACCTCATCCTATCGCTTACTGTCCAGCACGCTGAACATCATTGGTCAGTGGGGCTGGGATGATGGTACCGTTTTGAGAAATGACTTTATTTTACAGGACATTGCATCGGGCGATATGCAGAAAAAATGGAACCCTGATGGCGACCAGGCCTGGATGGACCAGTTCTCTAAATTTAATTTTACTGCATCGAATGGTGGTTTTAATGGCCAGTGGAGTTACGACTTTGAAGGGATTTCGCGCTGCAACAGGTCTATCAATTATTTGACCGACCCGGTGGTGGTTGCAAAAATCGGGATAGACGAAACGCTGAAAAACAGATTGCTGGGTGAGGTTTATTTTTTAAGGGCATTCTATTATTTTGACCTGGTAAACAATTTTGGGGATGTGCCATTGTTGTTAAAACCACTTAAAGATTTTTCGGAAGCTTATGAAGTTGCCAAACGGGTGCCAAAAGAACAAGTGTGGGCACAGATCAGTGCCGACCTTGCCTTAGCCAAGCCTTTGCTTCCGGCTACCAAATACATTGATAATGTGGAGAAATGGCGGGCCTCTAAAGGGGCGGTAATTGCTTTACAAGCTAAAGTGGCGCTTTATAATAAAAGATGGACGGATGTGCTGAGCAGCATTACAGAGCTGGAGACTTTAAGGTTTTACAGTTTGAACAGCAATTACTTCGATAGTTTTGACATGGCAAAGGAATTTGCCGATAATGAGGTGATTTTTGCCTACGACCACCAGTCGGCCAAAACCCCACCCATGGGCAACGGCCTGTGTGCCCTGGCCGGCTGGGGATTTATTGCGCCTACCACCAATTTTATCAATGCTTTTGAGGCCAATGACCCGCGGTTGGGTTATACTGTAAATGTGCAAAGTCAGAGTGTATACAAAGTATTCGGGGCCTTAAACGATGGCAATAAAGGGAATGAGGATGCGGCCAGTAATAAAATATACATCAGATGGGCCGATGTTTTACTTTGGAAGGCAGAGGCTTTGCTGGAGACAGCTTCTTATCCTGCGGCCATAGGAGTGATCAATAGCATCAGGGCCCGGGCAAGGACCAGTGTAGCTGCGAATGGCAGTTTACCCCCTGCTGGCACGCTACCTGACAGAAATGTAGCTTCGACAGATAAAGCACAGATTAAAGACTGGCTGGTAAAAGAGCGCAGGGTAGAGCTGGGCTTTGAATCGCAGAGATTTAATGACCTGAAAAGGTGGGGCATGGCAAAAGACTTTTTGAAATCCGTAGGTGTAAACTTCCAGGACCGCAATTATGTATATCCAATCCCTCAGGGAGAGGTGGATAAATCGGGAGGAACTATTGTTCAGAATCCAGATTATTAA
- a CDS encoding glycoside hydrolase family 130 protein: protein MKDQAQRFIQNPLLSPKELKPSRPGLEITCLLNPGVFTFEGKTWLLVRVAERPKQQEGFISFPVLKGGGIEIIEIASGDPYLNADDPRVIRYKGQDYLTTLSHLRLLCSDDGVHFYEPEGYPLLQGETLQEAFGVEDCRVALIEGMYYLTYTAVSGQGVGVGLRKTKDWKTFVSEGMIIPPHNKDCAIFEEKINGKFYALHRPSSVDIGGNYIWIAQSPDGIHWGGHKCIVTTRKDSWDSARVGAGAAPIKTSLGWLEIYHGADTAHRYCLGAFLLDLDDPSLVLARSTEPIMVPTATYELTGFFGHVVFTNGHVVQGDELTIYYGAADEFVCGAKFSINEILTSLTYYHDS, encoded by the coding sequence ATGAAAGATCAAGCGCAAAGATTTATACAAAACCCTTTATTATCGCCAAAAGAATTGAAGCCAAGCAGGCCTGGACTGGAGATCACCTGTCTGCTGAACCCCGGTGTTTTTACTTTTGAAGGCAAAACCTGGTTGCTGGTACGTGTGGCGGAGAGACCGAAACAACAGGAGGGTTTTATTTCTTTTCCGGTACTGAAAGGAGGGGGGATTGAAATTATTGAGATCGCGTCGGGTGATCCGTACCTGAATGCGGATGACCCGCGGGTCATCAGGTATAAAGGGCAGGATTACCTGACCACCCTATCGCATTTACGCCTGCTTTGCAGTGACGATGGTGTTCATTTTTATGAGCCGGAAGGCTATCCCCTTTTGCAGGGGGAGACTTTACAGGAAGCTTTTGGGGTAGAGGATTGCAGGGTAGCATTGATTGAGGGGATGTATTACCTGACTTATACCGCTGTTTCCGGGCAGGGTGTAGGGGTTGGCCTGCGTAAGACCAAGGACTGGAAAACTTTTGTTTCCGAAGGAATGATCATTCCACCGCACAATAAGGACTGTGCCATTTTTGAAGAAAAGATCAATGGTAAGTTTTATGCGCTGCATCGACCGAGCAGTGTTGATATCGGTGGAAACTACATCTGGATTGCTCAATCGCCTGATGGCATACATTGGGGAGGGCATAAATGTATTGTTACCACCAGAAAAGATAGCTGGGACAGTGCAAGGGTAGGCGCCGGGGCTGCGCCCATAAAGACGTCACTGGGCTGGCTGGAAATTTATCATGGTGCAGATACCGCCCACCGGTATTGTCTGGGTGCTTTTTTGCTGGATCTTGATGACCCTTCTCTTGTGCTGGCACGCAGTACAGAACCTATTATGGTACCTACGGCTACTTATGAGCTGACTGGCTTTTTCGGACATGTGGTGTTTACGAACGGCCATGTAGTGCAGGGCGATGAGCTGACCATTTATTATGGTGCTGCAGATGAGTTTGTTTGCGGGGCTAAATTCTCTATTAATGAAATATTAACCTCCCTAACTTACTATCATGATTCATAA
- a CDS encoding SusC/RagA family TonB-linked outer membrane protein: MKKIYHVWLILLIIAFSGQKLYAQTKVSGTVRDASGIGLPGVSVVQENTQNGTVTDQQGRYTLSLKEGAAQTLTFNYVGFLKQTIPVNGSSSVNVTLKENNESLNEVVVLGYTSQKKSNLTGAVTSVHMPDLEDRRVADVAQVLQGQVAGVQITQSTGAPGDPISILIRGQGTFGDNSPLFIVDGNPTQDISFLNPADMQSVTVLKDASAAAIYGSRASAGVIVITTKMGSAGLSTIDINYYNGIQKVANLPKMLNTTQYMNKMEESWNNSGYAGTNPYTADKNRTDLANTNWLDELFETGRSQNVQLSASGGSEKIKYLISGAYYGQDGIVVYKNDKYQRVNFRTNVTGNLSDRFTVGANLQLSYAKQDKMSSKGDEPGVIRHAFIRPPVIPVYKDPSDPTYSAADPFTDLPFYKVDGTYQSRYEYSSNPIALAYFTNDKRSLFKTFGNVYAEYALLSNKELKFRTNVGLDLNFTHNKAFNQNFGDDDGGGAAEDKGLGRKNRPNSLNEDRGQESTITWNNTLNYEKTIGKHLINAMVGSEYITNYSSSIGATRNRFDYTAPEFQFIDYGNTLTNLWNGGNGAEWTLFSLFSSATYVYDSKYMITGNFRADASSRFGPNNHWGYFPSVSAGWKISQEDFMKDVRWISDLKLRASVGTLGNQNIGNYTYLTLYTKVGDETKLLRYGNPDLKWESTTQTNIGLDMGMLQNKIYLSVDYFKKKTSGILLPLSLPHLVGDVQPTIVNAAEVKNSGLEVSLSYRNNDGVFKYGVNGNIGTLKNQVVKLHPNLPNMIGQVTKTEPGHPINSLFGFVMEGIYQNQAEINSHLSGTLNPSELPGDIRFKDLNGDGVINDSDRDYIGNPNPKLSYGLNLSAGYKGFDLSALFQGVQGVDRYNDLKKIIDYDSRPFNHSVRVLDSWHGEGTSNSIPRSTFTDNGSSKTSSIFVEDASYLRLKNLEIGYSFKSLLTKTKLGVQNIRLYVSAQNLFTVTNYTGLDPESTDVIDMGTYPQSKAFLFGVNVKF, encoded by the coding sequence ATGAAAAAAATTTACCATGTATGGCTCATTTTGCTGATCATAGCATTTTCAGGCCAAAAGCTTTATGCCCAAACCAAGGTTTCCGGAACGGTTAGGGATGCAAGTGGAATAGGTTTACCTGGCGTAAGTGTGGTCCAGGAAAACACCCAGAACGGAACGGTAACTGACCAACAGGGCCGGTATACACTGAGCCTAAAAGAGGGGGCAGCCCAAACACTTACGTTTAATTATGTTGGCTTTTTAAAGCAGACGATCCCTGTAAATGGAAGTTCAAGTGTGAATGTTACACTGAAAGAGAACAATGAATCGCTGAATGAAGTGGTGGTGCTGGGCTATACTTCACAGAAAAAATCAAACCTGACGGGTGCTGTAACTTCAGTGCACATGCCCGACCTGGAAGACAGGAGGGTTGCGGATGTGGCCCAGGTGTTACAGGGACAAGTTGCCGGGGTACAGATTACCCAAAGCACCGGAGCGCCGGGCGACCCGATCAGCATCCTGATCCGTGGCCAGGGTACATTTGGAGATAACAGTCCGCTTTTTATCGTTGACGGCAACCCGACTCAGGATATTTCCTTTCTGAATCCGGCCGATATGCAATCGGTAACTGTACTGAAGGATGCTTCTGCGGCTGCAATTTATGGCTCAAGGGCTTCGGCCGGGGTAATTGTGATCACTACCAAAATGGGCAGTGCGGGATTATCTACCATTGACATCAACTACTATAATGGCATTCAAAAGGTAGCCAATTTGCCTAAAATGTTAAATACCACCCAGTACATGAATAAAATGGAAGAGTCCTGGAACAATTCCGGATATGCTGGTACCAATCCCTACACAGCAGATAAAAACCGGACTGATCTGGCCAACACCAATTGGCTGGACGAATTGTTTGAGACCGGCCGTTCGCAAAATGTACAGCTGAGCGCAAGTGGGGGAAGTGAGAAGATCAAATATTTAATTTCAGGAGCCTATTATGGGCAGGATGGGATTGTGGTTTATAAAAACGATAAATATCAGCGGGTTAATTTCCGTACCAATGTTACCGGTAATCTGTCGGACCGTTTTACTGTTGGGGCTAACCTTCAGCTTTCTTACGCCAAACAGGATAAAATGTCGTCTAAAGGAGATGAACCCGGTGTGATCCGCCATGCATTTATCCGCCCGCCGGTAATCCCAGTATACAAAGATCCGAGTGACCCTACTTATTCTGCTGCTGACCCTTTTACCGATTTACCTTTTTATAAAGTCGATGGCACTTACCAGAGCAGATATGAGTACAGCAGTAATCCTATAGCCCTTGCTTATTTTACCAACGACAAAAGGTCGTTGTTTAAGACCTTTGGAAATGTATATGCAGAATATGCACTGCTTAGCAACAAGGAGCTAAAATTCAGGACCAATGTGGGCCTTGACCTTAATTTTACCCACAATAAAGCCTTTAACCAGAACTTTGGTGATGATGATGGCGGCGGTGCTGCGGAAGATAAAGGTTTGGGCAGGAAAAACAGGCCAAATTCTTTAAATGAGGACCGTGGCCAGGAAAGTACCATTACCTGGAACAATACCCTGAATTATGAAAAAACGATCGGGAAGCACCTGATCAATGCCATGGTGGGAAGTGAGTACATCACCAATTACTCATCATCTATTGGTGCAACGAGGAACAGGTTTGATTATACCGCTCCGGAATTTCAGTTTATTGATTACGGTAATACTTTGACCAATTTGTGGAATGGAGGAAATGGTGCAGAATGGACTTTGTTTTCTTTATTTAGCTCTGCTACCTACGTATATGATTCCAAATATATGATCACGGGTAATTTCAGAGCAGATGCTTCGTCGAGATTTGGACCCAATAACCACTGGGGTTATTTCCCCTCTGTATCTGCGGGCTGGAAAATTTCGCAAGAGGATTTCATGAAAGATGTGCGCTGGATCTCTGATTTGAAATTAAGGGCAAGTGTAGGTACGCTCGGAAATCAGAACATCGGGAATTATACTTATTTAACACTATATACCAAGGTAGGGGATGAGACAAAACTGCTTCGTTATGGTAATCCAGACCTGAAATGGGAGAGTACCACCCAAACCAATATTGGTTTGGACATGGGGATGCTCCAAAACAAAATTTATTTAAGTGTTGATTATTTTAAAAAGAAAACAAGCGGAATTTTGCTGCCCCTTTCTTTACCACACTTAGTGGGAGACGTACAACCTACTATTGTGAACGCTGCAGAAGTGAAAAACTCGGGACTTGAGGTTTCTTTAAGTTACCGCAACAACGATGGCGTGTTTAAATATGGTGTGAACGGAAACATTGGTACATTGAAAAACCAGGTGGTAAAGCTACACCCGAATCTGCCCAACATGATAGGACAGGTAACCAAGACAGAACCCGGTCATCCGATCAATTCTCTGTTTGGTTTTGTAATGGAAGGTATTTATCAGAACCAGGCTGAAATAAACAGTCATTTATCGGGTACGCTCAACCCTTCCGAACTTCCAGGTGACATTAGGTTTAAAGACCTTAACGGGGATGGGGTGATCAACGATTCAGACCGGGATTATATCGGGAACCCAAACCCTAAACTTTCTTACGGACTAAACCTTTCAGCTGGTTACAAGGGTTTTGACCTTTCGGCATTGTTCCAGGGCGTTCAGGGTGTAGATCGTTATAACGACCTGAAAAAGATTATTGATTATGATTCCCGGCCTTTTAACCATTCTGTGAGGGTGCTGGACAGCTGGCACGGTGAAGGAACCAGTAACAGCATACCGCGGTCTACCTTTACTGACAATGGTAGCAGTAAAACATCCAGTATTTTTGTGGAAGACGCTTCTTACCTGCGCTTAAAAAACCTGGAAATAGGGTACTCCTTTAAGTCGCTGTTAACAAAAACGAAACTGGGTGTCCAGAATATCCGTTTATATGTTTCTGCGCAAAACCTGTTTACGGTTACAAATTATACAGGGCTGGACCCGGAATCAACAGATGTGATAGATATGGGTACTTATCCACAATCCAAAGCCTTTCTGTTTGGTGTAAACGTTAAATTTTAA
- a CDS encoding MFS transporter, whose product MIHKLKSEIAHFKAQSHNFKVLTLTNLIYSIVLPVIDIFVAAYVMRSSNDPVKVVVYQLTIYTGIPLTFLINGWLLNRFPIKVLYSLGMVLSAISMMIMMSLTTLDITGIGIAGIVMGMSFGFYWANRDFLALATTNDGNRNYYYGLETFFYTIIAVVIPVMIGWFIEGLAGTGDAKLAYKIVTGIVFVITLAASVMCFTGRFTNPISKKFIYFKFDPYWYRLMFLAVLKGLVQGFLVTAPAMLIMLLLGKEGALGTAQSVGAVFAAILMYIIGRKTGPQHRIYVFGTGLVLFTIAALINGILFNETGVILFMLFLLLAKPLLDLAYFPIQFSVIDILTKKEKRSEFAYILNHEAGLYIGRLTGAGTFLLLAYYFSNEVALRYAIIIVAVLQLSSYWVARGIIKKGKIMNEGLELGEKSLAETVNPSHSIA is encoded by the coding sequence ATGATTCATAAATTAAAATCCGAGATCGCTCATTTTAAGGCACAATCGCACAACTTTAAAGTGCTCACCTTAACCAATCTGATCTATAGCATTGTTTTGCCTGTGATAGATATTTTTGTGGCGGCTTATGTAATGCGCAGTTCTAATGACCCGGTAAAAGTGGTGGTATATCAGCTTACCATTTATACTGGCATCCCTTTAACCTTCCTGATCAATGGCTGGCTGCTGAACCGCTTCCCCATTAAAGTACTGTATTCATTGGGAATGGTGCTCAGCGCCATTTCGATGATGATCATGATGTCGCTGACCACTCTTGATATTACGGGGATCGGTATTGCAGGCATTGTAATGGGGATGTCTTTTGGTTTTTACTGGGCAAACCGGGATTTTCTGGCCCTGGCTACCACAAATGACGGTAACCGTAATTATTATTATGGGCTGGAGACCTTTTTTTATACCATTATTGCGGTAGTGATCCCGGTGATGATCGGTTGGTTCATAGAAGGCCTGGCAGGTACGGGTGATGCAAAGCTGGCTTATAAAATTGTTACGGGCATTGTGTTTGTGATTACACTCGCGGCTTCGGTGATGTGTTTTACGGGAAGGTTTACCAATCCCATCAGTAAGAAATTCATCTATTTTAAGTTTGATCCTTACTGGTACAGGCTGATGTTTCTGGCGGTATTAAAAGGGCTGGTCCAGGGCTTTTTGGTTACTGCACCAGCAATGCTGATTATGCTGCTGCTTGGAAAAGAGGGGGCACTGGGCACGGCACAATCGGTAGGGGCTGTTTTTGCAGCCATATTGATGTACATTATTGGTCGTAAAACCGGTCCGCAGCACCGTATATATGTATTTGGCACCGGACTGGTATTGTTTACCATTGCCGCACTGATTAACGGGATCCTGTTTAATGAAACTGGTGTAATCCTGTTTATGCTGTTCCTTTTGCTGGCTAAACCTTTGCTGGACCTGGCTTATTTTCCTATACAATTTAGTGTGATCGACATTCTGACTAAAAAGGAAAAGAGAAGTGAATTTGCCTATATCCTAAACCATGAGGCGGGCCTTTATATTGGCAGGCTAACTGGAGCGGGTACTTTTTTGTTACTGGCCTATTATTTTTCGAATGAGGTTGCACTGCGTTATGCCATCATTATTGTGGCGGTATTGCAGCTCAGTTCTTACTGGGTGGCAAGGGGCATCATTAAAAAGGGTAAAATTATGAATGAAGGCTTGGAACTGGGCGAAAAGAGCCTTGCAGAAACAGTTAACCCAAGCCATTCCATTGCTTAG